A DNA window from Brassica napus cultivar Da-Ae chromosome A4, Da-Ae, whole genome shotgun sequence contains the following coding sequences:
- the LOC106385245 gene encoding protein MIS12 homolog, with product MEYSKTNLLRINCQGWKKLNGGRRMEGSKGQAVFDSMNLNPQLFINETLNTVEDIVGEAFDFYTLEASNLLKIDDNRSLELAKGIDRVRGMIQSVLEDRLRMWETYCVRYTFAVPEDFVLPESDGQNIQPLPNDQELDAELDSLRRKLHSERNRSVELNSELQALERRSVSNEQSAILVNEVSKLFDESSVNDMFKEMTKVASELRAGINNLKTRRMKAADGATVQNNGNDFWATAPDAKIEELGKFLAELKKM from the exons ATGGAGTATTCAAAAACAAATCTTTTAAGAATTAATTGTCAGGGTTGGAAGAAACTAAACGGAGGGAGAAGAATGGAAGGCAGCAAAGGGCAAGCGGTGTTCGATTCAATGAACTTGAATCCTCAGCTTTTCATAAATGAAACACTCAACACCGTCGAGGACATTGTCGGCGAGGCTTTTGACTTCTATACACT CGAAGCATCCAATCTCCTCAAAATCGATGATAATAGGTCACTGGAGTTAGCGAAA GGTATTGATCGTGTTCGTGGTATGATTCAATCGGTTCTGGAAGACCGCTTGAGGATGTGGGAAACCTACTGTGTTCGATACACTTTTGCAGTTCCTGAAGATTTTGTGCTGCCTGAGAGT gatGGCCAAAATATCCAACCTTTGCCTAATGACCAAGAGTTGGATGCTGAATTGGATTCCCTAAGGCGTAAGCTTCATTCG GAACGAAACAGGTCTGTTGAGCTTAACTCGGAGCTCCAGGCTTTAGAAAGAAGATCTGTTTCAAATGAACAGTCTGCCATACTCGTTAATGAAGTTTCAAAGCTTTTTGATGAATCATCGGTGAACGATATGTTCAAAG AGATGACAAAAGTTGCATCAGAACTTCGCGCAGGGATCAATAATCTGAAAACAAGAAGAATGAAGGCTGCTGACGGAGCTACAGTACAGAACAATGGAAATGATTTTTGGGCAACGGCTCCCG ATGCAAAGATTGAAGAGCTTGGCAAATTTCTGGCCGAGTTAAAAAAGATGTGA